From the Pseudodesulfovibrio indicus genome, the window GGAGACTCCTTGTCTTTATTTGACTGCAGGGGAAGAAGGCCTGCCGCAACAGGACCCGGATCACGGACGCACCGCACGCGAACGGCCTATTGGCCGTAATACGCATTCTTGCCGTGCTTCCTCTGGTAGTGTTTATCGATCAGGGACGGCTTGAGCGGACCGGCGTCGGGATTGACCTGCCGGGTCAGCAGGGCCATGCGCGCTATTTCCTCTAGCACGGCGCTGTTGTAGAGCGCCTTTTCCGCCGACACGCCCCAGGTGAACGGGCCATGGCAGGCCACCAGGACCATCTCCACCTCGGCGGGCGACAGTCCCTTGAATGCGGCCAGGATCTGGTTGCCCGTCTCGGTTTCGTAATCACCCCGGATCATGGCGTCCGACATCACCTCGGTGCACGGCACCTCACGGGCGAGATGGTCGGCGTGGGTCGTCCCGAACACCGGGATGGGCATACATGCCTGCGCCCATGCCGTGGCATAGGTGGAATGCGTGTGCGTGATGCCCCGGATTCCCGCGAACGCCCTGTACAGCACGGAATGGGTATTGGTGTCCGAAGACGGGCGCAAATCACCGTCCACCACGGCGTTGTCCAGATCGACCACGACCATGTGCTCCGGCTTCAAGTCGGCGTAGGGCACGCCCGATGGCTTGATGGCGAACACGCCCAAGTCGGGGTCATAGGCGCTGACGTTGCCGAAAGTGTATATGGCCAGCCCGAGAGCGGGAATCTGGATGTTCGCCTCAAAGGCCTCCCGCCGTATCTCAGTGTAGCGTCCCATGGCCTACTCCGTCAGGTTGTTTTCAATAAAATCGCCCACATGGCGATACTTCTCGAACAGCACCCGGTAGCGGGCGGCGCTCGCCGGGTCGGGGCTGTACACGGTGTCGAAACCGCTGCCCATGGCCTTCTGCGCTTCCATCACCGAGGGGAACAGACCGGCGGCGGTCGCGGCGAACATGGCCGCCCCGAGGGCTACCGTCTGCTCGGATTTCGCCACCTTGATGTCCATGTCCAGGACGTCGGCCAGGACCTGCATGACGAACGGCGCCTTCTTGGGCACGCCGCCGATGGCGATGACCTCCTTGATGGGGACCCCTTCCTCGCGGAACCGCTCCACGATCAGACGGGCACCATAGGCGGTGGCTTCCACCAGCGCCCTGAAGATTCGGGGGGCGTCGCTGCCCAGATTCAGGCCGCACAACGCGCCCTTGAGCGCCTGGTTGGCAAAGGGCGTCCGGCGTCCGTTGTGCCAGTCCACGGCCAGTTCGGCGGTCTCGCCGGGCGGGATGGCGGCCGCGGCCTCGCTCAAGGCGGGGATCAGCCTGTCGGCCAGCGTCTGTTCCAGGGCCGCAGCCGCGTCGGCATCGAGGCCGGGCTGTTCGCCCAACAGGGTCAGGGGCCACAGGAGAAGCTGCTTGAACCAGGCGTAGATGTCGCCGAAAGCCGATTGCCCGGCCTCCAGGCCGATCATGCCCGGCAGAACGGACCCGTCCACCTGGCCGCAGATTCCCTTCACCAGGGTATCGCCCAGCTCGTCGGAGGGGGCCAGCAGCACGTCGCACGTCGACGTCCCGATGATCTTGACCAGGCTGTAGGGCGCTATTTCGCCGCCCACGGCTCCCATGTGCGCGTCGAATGCGCCGACGCCCACGGCGATGCCGGGCCGCAGTCCAAGCCGCCCGGCCCATTCGTCGCTCAGGCCGCCCGCCTTGAGGTCGGCGGTATGGGTCTCCCGGTACAACCGCTCGCGCAGACCGGCCAGAAGCGGGTCCAGCGAGGCCAGGAACGTTTCGTCGGGCAGGCCGTCCCACAGCTCGTTCCACATGGCCTTGTGTCCGGCGGCACACCGGCTGCGCTTCATCGCTGCGGGGTCGGTCACGCCGGTCAGCACCGCGGGAATCCAGTCGCAATGCTCCACCCAGGACCAGGCGGCATCGCGGACGGCTTCATCCTCGCGGAGCGTGTGCAGGATTTTGGACCAGAACCATTCGGATGAATACACCCCGCCGCTGTAACGGGTGAAGTCCTCACCGCCCCATTCCTTGGCGTGCCTGTTGATCTCCGCCGCTTCGGCAATGGCCGTGTGATCCTTCCAGAGTATGAACATCCCGTTGGGATTTTCCGCGAACTCCGGGCGAAGCGCCAAGGCGACGCCTTGCTTGTCCACGGCGACCGGGGTGGACCCGGTCGTGTCCACGCTGATGCCCGCGACCTTGGAGGCGGCACCCTTGGGTCCGCTCGCCAGGGCTCCTTTCACGGCCCCTTCCAGCCCTTCGAGATAATCCAGCGGATGTTGCCTGAAACGGTTCACCCGCGCGTCGCAATACATTCCCTTTGACCAGCGGGGATAGTAAAAGACATGGGACGAGACCTCGGTGCCGGTGGCCGTGTCCACGAGAACCGCCCGCACCGAATCCGTGCCGTAATCGAGTCCCAGGACATACTTCGAATCGCTCATGCTCCGCTCCTCCCCTGGTTCCGGCTATTTGTAATAGACTTCATTGGCCCGAATCTCGCCCTTGAAAGCCCGGATATCGGTGTTCCGGTCAATTTCCAGCATCTCGACGTCCATCATCTCCGCGAAGTCGCGCAGATGCTCGACGGTCACGCTCTGGCTGAACCCGGAGTGGTGCGCGCCGCCGCCGAGAATCCAGGCTGTCGCCGAGACCTTGAGGTTCGGCTCCGGACGCCACAGGGCGCGCGCCACCGGCAGCTTGGGCAGATCGCTGGGCGTGTCGACCACCTCCACGGGGTTGACGAGCATGCGGAACCGGTTGCCCATGTCCACGATGGTGGCGTTCAGGGCGGCTCCCTTCCTGGTGGAGAAGACCAGCCTGGCCGGGTCGTCCTTGCCGCCGATGGACAGGGGGTGCAGCTCCAGCGAGGGCTTGCCCCCGGCGATGGACGGACACACTTCCAGCATGTGCGCGCCGAGCACCAGGGCCTCGCCGTTTTCCGGCAGGTGGTAGGTGTAATCCTCCATGAACGATGTGCCGCCCTGCAATCCGGCTCCCATGACCTTCATGGAACGGACCAGCATGGCGGTCTTCCAGTCGCCCTCCGCACCGAACCCGTACCCGTCGGCCATGAGCCGCTGGCAGGCCAGGCCGGGGAGCTGGGCGAGGCCGTGCAAATCCTCGAAGGTGGTGGTGAACGCCTTGAACCCGCCCTCCGCCAGGAACCGGCGCATGCCGACCTCGATGCGGGCCGCCTCGCGGATCATCGGGTCATCGGGCTTGGCGGTCAGCCGGGACACGTCGTAGGCCTGGAAATACTCGTCGACCATGCTCTTGATGTCCGCGTCGGAAACGGCCTTGACCCGAACGGCCAGGTCGCCCACGCCGAAGCCGTGGACCTCGTAACCGAACCGGATCTGGGCCTCCACCTTGTCGCCCTCGGTCACGGCCACGTCGCGCATGTTGTCGCCGAAACGGGCCACCTTGGCGCCGCGCGAATCCGCCACGGCGGCCGCCGCGCGCACCCAGACGCCGAGCTCGTCACGGACGTCCCGGTCCTGCCAATGCCCGACCACGATCTTGCGGTTCAGGCGCAGGCGGGAGCAGATGAAGCCGAACTCGCGGTCGCCGTGGGCGGACTGGTTGAGATTCATGAAATCCATGTCGATGTCCGACCAGGGAATCTCGCGATTGTACTGTGTATGCAGATGGACGAAAGGCTTGTTCAGGGAGGAGAGTCCGGCGATCCACATCTTGGCCGGCGAGAACGTATGCATCCAGCAGATCAGCCCGATGCAGGCCTCTGCCGCATCGGCCTCCCGGCACACCTTGGCGATCTCATGAGACCGGGTGGCCACGATTTTGGGCACGATTTTCACCGGCATCGCCTCGCTCAGGGCCTCGGCGATTTCCGCAGCGTTTCTCTCGACCTGTTTCAGGGTTTCCGGTCCATAGAGATGCTGACTGCCAGTCACGAACCAAATCTCGAACTTGTCAAATGATATCATACTTCTATGCCTCCTCCCGGACAGGGCTCGACCCAATGACGGCGTCGACGCGGGCCGGGTTTCGTTATCGTTCACGGTATGCCATATCTACATACCAACGCAAAATCATGTCAACCCTCGCACCACAA encodes:
- the araD gene encoding L-ribulose-5-phosphate 4-epimerase AraD, translated to MGRYTEIRREAFEANIQIPALGLAIYTFGNVSAYDPDLGVFAIKPSGVPYADLKPEHMVVVDLDNAVVDGDLRPSSDTNTHSVLYRAFAGIRGITHTHSTYATAWAQACMPIPVFGTTHADHLAREVPCTEVMSDAMIRGDYETETGNQILAAFKGLSPAEVEMVLVACHGPFTWGVSAEKALYNSAVLEEIARMALLTRQVNPDAGPLKPSLIDKHYQRKHGKNAYYGQ
- a CDS encoding ribulokinase, coding for MSDSKYVLGLDYGTDSVRAVLVDTATGTEVSSHVFYYPRWSKGMYCDARVNRFRQHPLDYLEGLEGAVKGALASGPKGAASKVAGISVDTTGSTPVAVDKQGVALALRPEFAENPNGMFILWKDHTAIAEAAEINRHAKEWGGEDFTRYSGGVYSSEWFWSKILHTLREDEAVRDAAWSWVEHCDWIPAVLTGVTDPAAMKRSRCAAGHKAMWNELWDGLPDETFLASLDPLLAGLRERLYRETHTADLKAGGLSDEWAGRLGLRPGIAVGVGAFDAHMGAVGGEIAPYSLVKIIGTSTCDVLLAPSDELGDTLVKGICGQVDGSVLPGMIGLEAGQSAFGDIYAWFKQLLLWPLTLLGEQPGLDADAAAALEQTLADRLIPALSEAAAAIPPGETAELAVDWHNGRRTPFANQALKGALCGLNLGSDAPRIFRALVEATAYGARLIVERFREEGVPIKEVIAIGGVPKKAPFVMQVLADVLDMDIKVAKSEQTVALGAAMFAATAAGLFPSVMEAQKAMGSGFDTVYSPDPASAARYRVLFEKYRHVGDFIENNLTE
- the araA gene encoding L-arabinose isomerase; its protein translation is MISFDKFEIWFVTGSQHLYGPETLKQVERNAAEIAEALSEAMPVKIVPKIVATRSHEIAKVCREADAAEACIGLICWMHTFSPAKMWIAGLSSLNKPFVHLHTQYNREIPWSDIDMDFMNLNQSAHGDREFGFICSRLRLNRKIVVGHWQDRDVRDELGVWVRAAAAVADSRGAKVARFGDNMRDVAVTEGDKVEAQIRFGYEVHGFGVGDLAVRVKAVSDADIKSMVDEYFQAYDVSRLTAKPDDPMIREAARIEVGMRRFLAEGGFKAFTTTFEDLHGLAQLPGLACQRLMADGYGFGAEGDWKTAMLVRSMKVMGAGLQGGTSFMEDYTYHLPENGEALVLGAHMLEVCPSIAGGKPSLELHPLSIGGKDDPARLVFSTRKGAALNATIVDMGNRFRMLVNPVEVVDTPSDLPKLPVARALWRPEPNLKVSATAWILGGGAHHSGFSQSVTVEHLRDFAEMMDVEMLEIDRNTDIRAFKGEIRANEVYYK